A single region of the Lactobacillus isalae genome encodes:
- a CDS encoding APC family permease: protein MGKAVNNKIHKISLFSAIMLALNSLIGSGWLFGAGSAARIAGPAAILSWIIGAVIIISVALTYVELGTMFPESGGMSKYAQYSHGPMLGFIAAWANWISLVTLVPMEAVAAVQYMSTWPWKWANWTHHFMQDGNITTPGLLVVFAFMIIFTLINFWSIKIMTHFTNLISVFKILLPTLTVIMLFASSFHPENFGHNAQTFMPYGSRAIFEAVSGAGIIMSYDAFQTVINIGGELKNPRKNIVRGVLISMFITAAIYILLQVAFIGAIDPAMLAKNSWHGVNFASPFADIAILLGINWLVILLYMDAFVSPFGTGVAFVATASRALAAMTHTKHLPAWLGRLNRRYLVPRFAMIADLILATILVSVFRNWNLLATVIACATLIAYLTGPVTTITLRKIAPNLERPYKPAYMKWFAPLTFVLTSLAIYWTMWPTTIQVIFVIVLGIPVYFYYEIRYQKRNFKSQFKHAAWLLGYLVFISIMSYCGSDGFGGQNWIAYPWDFLVIVIASLIFYKLAIDTGLKEIDPAAIKVNEKIKLEDE, encoded by the coding sequence GTGGGAAAAGCTGTGAATAATAAAATACATAAGATAAGCCTGTTTTCAGCGATAATGCTAGCACTTAATTCGTTAATTGGATCTGGATGGCTATTTGGTGCAGGTTCGGCTGCTAGAATTGCAGGCCCAGCAGCTATTTTATCTTGGATAATTGGTGCGGTTATTATTATTTCTGTTGCCTTAACCTATGTTGAACTAGGAACTATGTTTCCAGAAAGTGGGGGCATGAGTAAATATGCCCAGTATAGCCATGGGCCAATGCTTGGGTTTATTGCTGCCTGGGCTAATTGGATTTCTTTAGTGACCTTAGTGCCTATGGAAGCTGTAGCGGCAGTTCAGTATATGAGTACTTGGCCGTGGAAGTGGGCAAATTGGACGCATCACTTTATGCAAGATGGAAATATTACCACGCCTGGCTTATTAGTAGTATTTGCGTTTATGATTATTTTTACTCTGATTAACTTTTGGTCAATTAAGATTATGACGCACTTTACTAACTTGATTTCTGTCTTTAAAATATTGCTGCCGACACTTACGGTTATTATGCTATTTGCATCAAGTTTTCACCCTGAAAATTTTGGACATAATGCTCAAACCTTTATGCCGTATGGAAGTAGAGCAATTTTTGAAGCAGTATCAGGCGCAGGAATTATTATGTCTTATGATGCCTTTCAGACTGTTATTAACATTGGGGGAGAATTAAAAAATCCCCGTAAAAATATCGTACGTGGTGTTTTAATCTCTATGTTTATAACAGCAGCAATTTATATTTTGCTCCAAGTAGCCTTTATCGGGGCGATAGATCCAGCAATGCTGGCTAAAAATTCATGGCATGGGGTTAATTTCGCTTCTCCATTTGCAGATATTGCAATTCTTTTGGGAATTAATTGGCTAGTAATTTTGCTTTATATGGATGCATTTGTCTCTCCATTTGGAACAGGAGTAGCTTTTGTTGCGACTGCTTCTAGAGCACTAGCAGCAATGACGCATACTAAACATTTACCAGCGTGGCTAGGTAGACTTAATCGTCGTTATTTGGTACCTCGGTTTGCGATGATTGCTGATCTAATTTTGGCAACGATTTTAGTTAGTGTTTTTAGAAATTGGAATTTATTAGCAACAGTTATTGCGTGTGCAACTTTGATTGCTTATTTAACTGGACCAGTTACAACGATCACATTGAGAAAGATAGCACCGAACTTAGAAAGACCTTATAAGCCTGCGTATATGAAATGGTTTGCGCCACTTACCTTTGTCTTGACTAGTTTAGCTATTTACTGGACAATGTGGCCAACAACTATTCAAGTTATTTTTGTAATTGTTTTAGGAATTCCGGTTTATTTCTATTATGAAATTAGATATCAAAAAAGAAATTTCAAATCACAGTTTAAGCATGCTGCCTGGCTTTTAGGATATTTAGTGTTTATTTCAATTATGTCTTATTGCGGAAGCGATGGTTTTGGGGGCCAAAATTGGATTGCATACCCATGGGACTTTTTAGTAATTGTAATTGCTTCATTAATTTTCTACAAACTTGCAATTGATACTGGTCTAAAAGAAATTGATCCTGCTGCTATAAAAGTAAATGAAAAAATTAAGCTTGAAGATGAGTAG
- a CDS encoding type B 50S ribosomal protein L31, which translates to MRKGIHPDYQEVVFMDSATGAKFVAGSTLKPEETIEFEGKTYPLVRVEVSSDSHPFYTGKQKFAQADGRIEKFNKKYGMSSKN; encoded by the coding sequence ATGAGAAAAGGGATTCATCCAGATTACCAAGAAGTTGTTTTCATGGACTCAGCAACTGGTGCTAAGTTCGTAGCTGGTTCTACTTTAAAGCCAGAAGAAACAATTGAATTCGAAGGTAAGACTTATCCATTAGTTCGTGTTGAAGTTTCTTCAGATTCTCACCCATTCTACACTGGCAAGCAAAAGTTTGCACAAGCAGATGGTCGTATCGAAAAATTCAACAAGAAGTACGGTATGTCTTCAAAGAACTAA
- a CDS encoding UDP-N-acetylmuramoyl-tripeptide--D-alanyl-D-alanine ligase yields the protein MKMQLAEIAKALNSSVNMGEDKVITSVVFDSRKATPNSLFIPLAGARDGHDFVSNAMANGAEATLWKKGHEGKPTDVPVIEVDDPLTALQALAKYYLGKVNPTVVGITGSNGKTTTKDMVAAVLSKRFNVHKTQANFNNEIGVPVTILEMKPSTEIVVLEMGMDRPGQLHHLSELVRPDVCVITMIGEAHIEFFGTRDKIADAKMEITDFLKEDGKFIYNGDEPLLEERAAKIKQDKSTFGFREEDTIFATTFRSYMHHATFEVNDSKKQFKIPMIGKHNVSNALAAISVGRHFGENDDQIAQALANFTPTANRMQWKKGDVGEAIMDDVYNSNPTAVKAVTTSFGQVMVEDGGRRIAVLGDMLELGDESADLHASLADALDPAIINELYLYGPEMKNLYNALVDKYQAANLHYYPQDEMNHMIDDLKNDIKPTDIVMLKGSHGMHLEKVLDRLM from the coding sequence ATGAAAATGCAACTTGCTGAGATCGCTAAAGCATTAAATAGTTCGGTTAATATGGGAGAAGATAAGGTCATCACATCTGTGGTTTTTGACTCAAGAAAAGCAACTCCCAATTCTTTGTTTATTCCCTTAGCTGGAGCAAGGGATGGACATGATTTTGTATCTAATGCAATGGCAAATGGAGCAGAAGCAACCCTGTGGAAAAAAGGTCACGAAGGAAAGCCGACAGATGTACCAGTTATTGAGGTAGATGACCCCTTAACTGCACTTCAAGCTTTGGCTAAATATTACTTGGGTAAAGTTAATCCAACTGTTGTGGGAATTACTGGATCAAATGGGAAGACTACAACTAAGGATATGGTTGCGGCTGTTTTATCTAAGAGATTTAACGTTCATAAGACACAGGCTAATTTTAATAATGAAATTGGTGTACCAGTCACGATTTTAGAGATGAAGCCATCTACTGAAATTGTAGTACTTGAGATGGGGATGGATCGTCCTGGACAATTACATCATTTAAGTGAATTGGTAAGACCTGACGTTTGTGTAATTACCATGATTGGTGAAGCTCACATCGAATTCTTTGGTACTAGAGATAAAATCGCAGACGCTAAGATGGAAATTACTGACTTCTTAAAGGAAGACGGTAAGTTTATTTATAATGGGGATGAACCTTTATTAGAAGAGCGTGCAGCTAAGATTAAGCAAGATAAGAGTACCTTTGGCTTTAGAGAAGAAGACACCATTTTTGCGACTACATTTAGGTCTTATATGCATCATGCTACTTTTGAAGTTAATGATTCAAAGAAGCAATTTAAGATTCCAATGATTGGTAAGCATAATGTCTCAAATGCTCTTGCAGCAATTAGTGTGGGACGTCATTTTGGTGAAAATGATGACCAAATTGCCCAAGCTTTAGCTAACTTTACCCCAACTGCAAATAGAATGCAGTGGAAAAAGGGAGATGTAGGCGAAGCAATTATGGATGATGTCTATAACTCAAACCCAACTGCTGTCAAGGCAGTTACGACATCATTTGGTCAAGTAATGGTTGAAGATGGTGGTCGTAGAATCGCAGTTCTAGGCGATATGTTAGAACTTGGGGACGAGTCTGCAGATCTTCACGCTTCACTTGCAGATGCCTTAGATCCAGCAATTATTAACGAATTATATTTATACGGTCCAGAAATGAAGAACTTATACAATGCACTTGTTGATAAGTATCAAGCAGCTAATTTGCACTATTATCCACAAGATGAAATGAACCATATGATTGATGACTTAAAGAATGATATTAAGCCAACTGATATTGTAATGCTAAAAGGATCACATGGAATGCATTTAGAAAAGGTTTTAGACCGTCTAATGTAG
- a CDS encoding DEAD/DEAH box helicase, translated as MKFSEMNLKPEILKAIKRSGFEEATPIQEKTIPLVLEGKDVIGQAQTGTGKTAAFGLPILQNLDKQHDSIQAIIIEPTRELAIQTQEELFRLGRDEKARVQVVYGGADIRRQIRALKQTPAILVGTPGRLLDHLKRGTIDISKVKTIVLDEADEMLDMGFIQDIESILNYASSKHQTLLFSATMPKPILRIGEKFMNDPEIVKIKGKELTANLIDQYFVRAKENEKFDILCRLIDVQNPDLAVIFGRTKRRVDELTRGLQARGYNAAGIHGDLSQAKRMSVLKRFRKGKLDILVATDVAARGLDISGVSHVYNYDIPQDPDSYVHRIGRTGRAGQNGMSVTFVTPNEIGYMRTIEQLTHKKMMPLKPPTDEEAFKGQLSAANKKVAELLDGDLSKYTEEASQLLDDYSAVDLVAALLKNLSKDAESVKVKITPEKPLPFKSKHGNNNHHFKRNFKRGGDRNERYHRKPNARRGGRKHDFVIKKKD; from the coding sequence TTGAAATTTTCTGAAATGAACTTAAAACCTGAGATTTTGAAAGCAATTAAGCGCTCAGGTTTTGAAGAAGCTACACCAATTCAAGAAAAGACTATTCCATTAGTTTTAGAGGGAAAAGATGTAATTGGTCAAGCACAAACAGGTACTGGTAAAACTGCTGCTTTTGGTTTGCCAATTTTACAAAATTTAGATAAGCAACATGACTCAATTCAAGCTATTATCATTGAGCCTACTCGTGAGCTAGCTATTCAAACACAAGAAGAATTGTTCCGTTTGGGCCGTGATGAAAAGGCTCGTGTTCAAGTAGTCTATGGTGGAGCAGATATTCGCCGCCAGATTCGTGCTTTAAAGCAAACTCCAGCAATCTTAGTAGGAACTCCAGGACGTTTACTTGATCACTTGAAACGTGGAACAATTGATATTTCTAAAGTAAAAACAATTGTTTTAGATGAAGCCGATGAAATGCTTGATATGGGATTTATTCAAGATATTGAAAGTATTTTAAATTATGCTTCAAGTAAACATCAAACCCTGCTTTTCTCTGCAACAATGCCAAAACCGATTTTACGAATTGGCGAAAAGTTTATGAATGATCCTGAAATTGTAAAAATTAAGGGAAAAGAATTAACAGCTAATTTAATTGATCAATATTTTGTAAGAGCAAAAGAAAATGAAAAGTTTGACATTTTGTGTCGCTTGATTGATGTTCAAAATCCTGATCTAGCTGTTATTTTTGGAAGAACCAAGAGACGCGTTGACGAACTAACACGTGGCTTGCAGGCACGTGGCTATAATGCTGCTGGAATTCATGGTGATCTTTCTCAAGCTAAAAGAATGAGCGTTTTGAAGAGATTCCGTAAGGGTAAATTGGATATCTTAGTAGCAACAGATGTAGCTGCTCGTGGATTAGATATTTCAGGAGTTAGTCATGTTTACAATTATGATATTCCACAAGATCCAGATTCTTATGTTCATCGCATTGGTAGAACTGGACGTGCTGGGCAAAATGGAATGTCTGTAACTTTTGTTACACCAAATGAAATTGGCTATATGCGTACTATTGAACAATTAACGCATAAAAAGATGATGCCACTTAAACCACCAACAGATGAAGAAGCATTTAAGGGACAATTAAGTGCAGCCAACAAGAAGGTGGCTGAATTATTAGATGGTGATCTTTCTAAATATACTGAAGAAGCATCTCAACTTCTTGATGATTATTCAGCAGTTGATTTAGTTGCTGCATTGTTAAAGAATTTGTCTAAAGATGCTGAAAGTGTAAAGGTTAAGATTACACCTGAAAAGCCACTACCATTTAAATCAAAACATGGTAATAATAACCATCATTTCAAACGTAATTTTAAACGTGGCGGAGATCGTAATGAAAGATATCACCGTAAGCCAAATGCTCGTCGTGGTGGTAGAAAGCATGATTTTGTAATTAAGAAAAAAGACTAG
- the acpS gene encoding holo-ACP synthase: protein MIRGVGIDSVEVERMKKIVEKGDKFAKRVLTPEEFAQYQQLKGKRKVEYLGGRFSLKESFSKAMGTGLGKYIGFQDIETLWDDLGHPVMTSTKFSGNIFPSITHDDHEIITFVVLEELK, encoded by the coding sequence ATGATTAGAGGCGTAGGTATTGACTCAGTCGAAGTTGAACGCATGAAAAAGATTGTTGAAAAAGGTGATAAATTTGCCAAAAGAGTTTTAACTCCTGAGGAATTTGCCCAATATCAACAATTAAAAGGAAAACGAAAAGTGGAATATCTTGGTGGACGTTTTTCATTAAAAGAATCTTTTTCCAAGGCAATGGGGACTGGTCTAGGTAAATATATTGGTTTTCAAGATATTGAAACATTATGGGACGATTTAGGACATCCAGTAATGACGTCAACTAAATTTTCTGGAAATATTTTTCCTAGTATCACACATGATGATCATGAGATTATAACATTTGTAGTTTTGGAGGAATTAAAATAA
- the alr gene encoding alanine racemase, producing MVPGIHRPAVVKVNLGAIKRNLENEMKHLESGQKMLAVVKANGYGHGAVEVAKVADKVGVAGFCVAILDEALELRHADITKPILVLGVVSPEYAPIAAVNDVSLTVPNLEWLKEAEKYLEESNLQLKIHIGVDSGMGRIGFNEDEDFIAANEFLENNDHFFIEGMFAHFASADSNDETYFKHQCEKFNHMKSLLTVKPKWIHVDNTAASIFHDGIKSDLVRFGIGIYGLNPSSNPSSPDLTSNIELDPALSFESELTHVKTIHPGDGVGYGSTFVADKDTVIGTVPVGYADGFIRKFQGFKVKVGDTYCPIVGRICMDQFMVEMPKKMPIGTKVVIISDNPNDPNNIKAAADYVDTIHYEVACLLNDRLPRVYYED from the coding sequence ATGGTTCCAGGTATTCATCGCCCAGCTGTAGTAAAGGTTAACTTGGGCGCAATTAAGAGAAATCTTGAAAACGAAATGAAGCATCTTGAGTCTGGACAAAAGATGCTTGCAGTTGTGAAAGCCAACGGTTATGGCCATGGTGCAGTTGAAGTGGCTAAAGTAGCGGATAAAGTTGGAGTGGCTGGTTTTTGTGTTGCAATTTTAGATGAAGCCTTAGAGTTAAGACACGCAGATATTACAAAACCAATTTTGGTTCTAGGTGTAGTTTCTCCCGAATATGCTCCAATTGCTGCTGTGAATGATGTTTCTTTGACTGTGCCAAACTTAGAGTGGCTTAAAGAAGCAGAAAAATATTTAGAAGAGTCTAACTTACAATTGAAGATTCATATAGGTGTAGATTCAGGAATGGGTAGAATCGGATTCAATGAAGATGAAGATTTCATTGCTGCTAATGAATTTTTAGAGAATAATGATCACTTCTTTATTGAAGGGATGTTTGCTCATTTTGCTTCTGCCGACAGTAATGATGAGACTTACTTTAAGCATCAATGCGAGAAATTTAATCACATGAAGAGTTTACTTACTGTAAAGCCAAAGTGGATCCATGTTGATAATACTGCAGCAAGTATTTTTCATGATGGAATTAAGAGTGATTTGGTTCGTTTTGGAATAGGAATCTATGGCCTAAACCCTTCTTCTAATCCTAGTTCACCTGATTTAACATCAAATATTGAGTTGGATCCAGCATTATCGTTTGAAAGTGAATTAACGCATGTTAAGACAATTCATCCCGGAGACGGTGTTGGTTATGGCTCAACCTTTGTAGCAGATAAGGATACCGTTATTGGAACTGTTCCAGTTGGCTATGCAGATGGTTTTATTAGAAAATTCCAAGGCTTTAAAGTTAAAGTAGGAGATACATACTGTCCAATTGTTGGCCGCATTTGTATGGATCAATTTATGGTTGAAATGCCTAAGAAAATGCCAATAGGGACTAAGGTTGTGATTATTTCTGATAATCCAAATGATCCAAATAATATTAAAGCTGCCGCAGATTACGTTGATACTATTCACTATGAAGTTGCTTGTTTGTTAAACGATCGCTTACCACGTGTATATTACGAAGATTAA